The Stigmatopora argus isolate UIUO_Sarg chromosome 6, RoL_Sarg_1.0, whole genome shotgun sequence region GAGCTTATTTCAAACTACCCCGCTTCCACTTTAGCGGACTGAAGTGTATTGTGATTAGTTGGAAGTTTGAGTTCCATTAAGTGACGCTTGACGAAATGGCAGAAGACAACGGTTATGAATCGATGCTCTGTGTAAAGCCAGAGGTCCACGTTTACCGAATTCCACCCCGTGCGTCGAACCGTGGATATCGGTAAGTAAAATGTTTACTTCACGAGACATCGGGAACTGTCAAAACGCTAGCTTGACGTTGCTACAACACCCAATATCGGACACCCACTTCAGTCTGACACTATCACTTCTgggcaactttttttctttcgttTTAATTAGAGGTAGTCTTCTATTCGTTTTCTAACTTGTGATTCAGACCACTctacatataaaaatattaaaatttttgATCCTGCTGGTTAAGATTCAAACCTGCTCAATTCTGCTGACATATGGAAAGCTAAGCCCAAGCTTCCGTCTGTCAAAATTCTTATTCGTGTGAATTGCAATGTGACTAACTACAGAAATAAACATGAAACTAGATAAACAAACAATTCCAATAGGTCAGAATTCTTAAGTTTAGGATTAAGGGTTTAGTTCTGACTTTTGGAGATCATTTGATTTCATTTCTTGAGACCCTTTGACATCACTTGTTAGttgtttccccccaaaatattccttgtaaagtttttatttaaaaaaaatagaattgaatTTTTGCTTGAATTTTTACAAATTGTAGTTGATCACAACTGGCCACCTACAGTAATTCCTTGAAAAACaaacttaatgcgttccagaacgagctcgtatgtcaattaactcgtatctcaaatcaattttccccatagaaaataactgaatacaaattaatccgtacCCACcctcagaaaaaacaaaaaacaggatattacaatggaaaaacatatttttatttgttctaattcaccacctactcacaaagtaacaaatacttatttgtggcaatgatgttcaatactaaaatgtgacattattcagtacagagagACGGTAGCGGCTTActgaccactcatccgccgggccgcccattcatagatattaatcattacattttattattactaaatcatttatgtgtagtagacatacacctgcttatggcaggtgtgatactggtgtgtgcccatagcgagcaatgatgatgtttctcacaccggtactcagcgtgctcagggaggttgtctttctgcccagacaaacaaaaaactagagggaacattggatacAAGAGAAGgaaattgtgtttattttttttatacagcgCTGCCGACTGGAAGCTGGATGAACCTGCGTGGAGTGGTAGATTGAAAATCACAGCAAAAGGAAAGATGGCCTACATCAAGTTAGAGGACAAGAACACaggtaaataaaaatgagatgCATGCCTGGGCATGTCAGTTTCTAAGATGTCAATGTGGGTAAAATGCATTTAGCTCCCTTTGTGGCACactattttctgtttatttttaggAGAGCTTTTTGCGCAAGCTCCAGTTGAACAATATCCAGGTTGTGTAGTTGAATCAGTCACAGATTCCAGCAGGTACTTTGTGATCCGGATAGAGGACGGAAATGGtaagatatttttatttgtaatataTACTGAAATATGAAACAGGTTGCTGTTTTACTGTAGTGAATTGAACAAAATACATATTATATTGTCCACCAAAACTCAATAATGACCACCTCGCTCCTCAAATTGTACATTCTACCATATTTTGGACATTAAATCATCTATAATGTGACATTAAAAGATGAATAATGAATTTAAATCCTAATCAGCCTTCTTTTTTCAGCTGCCTTGAGTgtgttcaataaaaaaaatctccaaacaaaTGATGTTACACCTAAAATGAGCTGCAAATTTTTGCTATCTGCTCGCATGGTATCCATAAGCTTTTATTCTTGTTGCTGTGTGACCGTTCTGTCATTTTGTCAATATATACTGGCTACCAGAAGACGAGAGCGCTAGGAATGATTATCAATTAtttttgtgatgtcacaaccagaattgctggggaaaaaaagtgggcGTTCCCTGATGCATTGTTTTAGGTGGAATAACATGAAatggtaaacaaaacaaaaaaaactgacagaTTTGAAACTAAACTCATTTTCTACATGTAAATTACATACATTGGTGCACCATTTTCATTTAATACCATCTTTTATTGTAAGAATTCACAATTCGtccagcagttttttttcttcatcttatCAAATACTGTACTGGCACAAAACTTTTCATGTTTTCATTGTAGGTCGCCACGCTTTTATTGGTCTGGGCTTTGCTGATCGAGGAGACTCCTTTGACTTCAATGTTGCATTACAAGACCATTTTAAGTAAGATGAGATTGTTCACTTTTATTTTGGTGCATTACATGACATCGTGTTAAATTACGTATTCAAACATTTCaatatttaagaaaatgtaATGAATTATGTATGAATGAAGTGTGCTATATGTGCAAACGTTTGACCCCTTATTAAGGAGAATTTTAATATATTCTGTCTGCCACAGGAGGATTGAGTGATTCTGATAAACAGATTAAATGCAAATTTTAGTGATCTTGACACGAGTGCTACCAtactttctcgcatattagctgcctccgcgtattagccgtacccttaaaattgccttaaaatggttgaattttagaatttctctcgtataagacgtcacctgattcacaaatttcacctccatattcatggttttaatagtggactaatgtgttactttgaagggaaaaatcttaagaattttttttgttaagcactttatctgcttatcttttctctattttgaaataaatgaccatatcggccacattgtcttgcgttatggcatttcgtgcatgtcaagtctaatttatgcgcatataagccttacccttgattcagtcatcatttttttagcgacaaatacggcgtatatgcaagaaaatacggttcCCATTTGGCAGCATTTTAGTTGTTATACACATACGTTCTTATTTCTAAAGGTGGGTAAAGCAAGAAGGTGAACTGGCCAAAATGGAAGCAACCCAAAGTGCTGCACCGAAGCTGGACTTGGGCTTCAAGGAGGGGCAGACCATCAAGATCAGCATAGGGGTATTTATCTTACTgaggcaatgaaaaaaaaattctctacaTTAAATACATAGCCACTAAAGCAACTGTTTGCTGAATACTACTGCATCTTTGTGACAGAACATTAAGAAAAAGGATGCTTCTAGTACCAAGCCACGCCCCATGGCGGGAGGTCTGCTCCCACCTCCACCTGGAGTCAAAGCGGGAGGCGTCATCCCACCCCCTGGCAGCCAGCAAGCTAACAGTGGTGTGTAATTCTCTTTCAGTCCACTAGCCATGAAGGCGTTTTAGGGCCgttctgtaaaaaaatatatgtagcgGAAATATAAAGTCGCACTATTTTGGTTGGTAATGTACATGCGTTGAGATGTGGAATGTTGTTAAGCTTTGTTTTGGGATTTGGGCATTTATCCGTTCAAATTACAAGTTAATTGTCATGATATTGCAACTTTACACCTCCCACTTTGCATAATGCTTTTATTCATGAGTGTTAATGGTAAATGGGAGTCTATCCCAGTTAACGTCATAGAATTACTGGCGGAATACATCCTGCAATGCTCTTTTCAATCAGCCAGTGGCAAAAGGTCtccaattaattttaattgCAGGCTACATGTTAAAACACCAAATAGGGCACAGTTTAGAAGCATAGACATTTTTTGATGTTACTTATGCCCGCGCATATGCACACTGATAGCATTTACCACAGGTGCATGTGGTATTGAGAAATAATGAAATTACGTAGTCAGGGATACTCTCATCTGATTGGCGATAATATGTTAAGGGACTACTTTTTGGAAATAAaagattttccatttttttcttcactttttctgaaaaatgcaattgtttttttttcaatattttaaacAACATTGATAAAAGTGTTGTCTGtccttttaattatttgttcTCATGTTTTATCTGTCCTCATTTCAGCACCTTTTTTAGACTATGGATCACCTGATACTGAAACACAGCCCAGCTCTGATGTGTGGGGGGATTTTACATCAGCGACTTCAAAGTATGTATTACAACAACCTGGTATATTTGCGGCTTGAACCGATGACTTAACATGTTGATTTGACCACAGCGGGTGTGTATAAAGTTTGCATATgactaaaaaatgaaaacataagcACAGAATGTGTCTGAAAAGACCAATCACAGAAGCTCAAATGTGACAATGTGCAATCATTTCATCCCTTGTGCACATTTTACTTTGTCCAAGTCTGTTGACCAGCATttcacttgtgtgtgtgtgtgcatctcCTCCACAGTTCTAGTAAGGATGCTGCCAAATCAGGATGGGTGCAGTTCAGCTGAGAATAGACAAACGTGGACACATTTCGGTGTATACATTCCATGGAAGGGATGTTTGTGtggggatggaaaaaaaatgcaaactggtCCAATTCACTCAGAGGAACCACTCTGTGATTGATGGTTGTTTACCAACTGGCTTTAGGCAAACATGGCTacctgaagatttttttttgaaaccaTCTTCGTTTTCACTTTCCTATTTAGGAAGATCCCTTTGTGGTTATCAGTTTGGGTAACCACAAAAGCTACTGTATTAGTATGAATTTGGTTTGTTCTGTTATTGCATCAAAACAATCATTGCTTTAGTTTTTGGCACAAATTCCATAGAAATGCGCAGAATGGAATTAGAGGTCTTGAGTTATACTCATCATGccacctttttgttttgttagatCATGAAATTGAGactgctttgtttttttgttttatttttttttctttactgatatagtttttctgctttttttgtgtttttttcccttactgatataatttttaaaaggaCCTGCAAAACTGAGCTCATTTTTTTGGGCTATTTTGATGAAGAGTTTTACAAATAGCTCTTAAATGTTCATCTAAATAGCTTTTAAATATTATTccaggtttgtttttgttttcctgcaTGCTTTTGTCCTTTTAATGtgcctttacaaaaaaaaagaaatctcctTAAACCTATTCCAAAGTTGCACTGTGTATTTGATGAAGTGCCTCTTCGAAAAACAATTGTACAAAATGTAAACCTCTTTGTAAATAAACAGTATATTTCATTTTGTCCTGTAtttctcattgaaatgaaatcctaGTTTTTATTTTCGATTTTTTTCAGGCAGAAACTTTATCCATCAACAGTGTTGCAAAGAGGGACTAactcatatgtgtcaaagtggtgtcccgggggccaaatctggcccaccgcatcattttgtgtggcccgggaaagtaaatcatgagtgccgactttctgttttaggatcaaattaaaatgaagagtatagatgtatattaaattacctgatttcccccttttaaatcaataattgtaattttaatcAGAAGAGGCCAAAAATTAAATCGATCATatgttttaatcttatttttttttatttaaaaaagaaaaagtaaatctggcgtttttaaaaatatttatttacagtgaaaaataaaagggaggaaacattttaaatatatttagattttttaaaatcggattaaaagaactcgataaaaaaaccctgaatattcagtttgttataaatctaaaacagatttcaaaaatgctatttgaactcaaaacaacacaaaaaatactACTTTGGATAAAAAAACCCGttgaaaaacagaagaaaaaattccctatacatctataattttcatttgaatttgatcctaaaacagaaagccggcaCTTTTGATTTACTTCACGACTCACGACTCCTCCACGAGCCCGTTTTTGCGTGGAAGTCCCTCCCCGGAAAAAGAAGAAGCGTGGGGGTGATTTCGGAAGCAGAACATTCGGTACAGTTAGCCAGCTCCTGTAATGCGTTTTCAAGCGCGGATGTTACGTTCGCCGACTGGATATTTGGGGTCTTCTCGGAAGGACCACGTTTGAATTCACACAAAAAGGTGAGGAACCGTAATGTCTGCGGTTTGCACATGCGCATTACCGAGCGCAAATCGTGCGCGCTGCTTTTGTTAGCTGTCAATCAATCTCATGCGGAGAAAGCAATCTTCTTCCATTGCTAACATGCTCGGAGAAAAAGTTCCAGAGAGTTCTGGTCTTAGCTCAGCTAAGCTGTACGCTTTAATTATTCACCAAGATATCACTGCCGTCTTTAAAAATCGTAGTTGTCCTCATTGGGGATGTTAAAGATGGATGCAAGTTCAACCcacagttttcttttcttttgtgctGTGTCAggagtggcgaacaagttagacacaaagagccaacattttaaactgtgagagtcaaaaagACACACTTTACGTCCGAAGCATCATACAAATATTCAATCTGccaaattttgaaaaaatataatttaggatttgtttttcatgggccctgatgaatttgtgtgtgttttaagaggaaataaaaataagataaacatgaaacgaggcaaggagccacagtatatatacaaaatatgatgagaatcatagagccgcattcattttggcctggAGCcccatgcggctcgagagccacatgttcgccacccctgtccTATGTCCTCTATGAAGAGAAGTGCACATCTAAAATGTACATAAGAGCTATAACCCGAAGAGTAGCCAACTCTGGACCTTGTGGGCCAGTCTGTTGCCCTTCCCTccccctctaccacacctgaattaaataatcaactcatcagcaagctgtccagaatctTCATACCAATCCCAATTaattgattcaggtgtgttggtagaGAGaggtatggaaaacagaccggataggggctctcttggactggacttggccacccctggtttaagatGTTAAGACTATGTCATGAAAGATCAACAGGCTTTAATAGGAGAGCAAACACTGATGATTAAACACGTCACTCACGAAACACCTAATTAGGTAGATGTAATAGCTGGAcgtacatattttttatttgaggtGTCAGTATCAACACATCAATTATTATGTATATTGAAGCTCCTTCAACAGACAAGCACGAGTGTGCCCTAGCACATAACAGGCTGAAGGTTGCACAACCATCAGTCTGCAATTAATGAATCACACCTGATAGCACTGTTGCATTCTTTACACTTTGTTTTTTGCTCCTCTCTGTGGCTAAGGACAATAGATGTTTTTATTGGTTCAAAATGAGGGTGTGGTCTCGTTTGAAATTAAAATTCACCTCACGGGGCATGTCGTTGTGATTATCCTCACCAGCGTGGAAAGTCAAATGCAAGTGTTAAAACCAGACAGGGCCGGTCGGGTGTGATGGGGGTCTGGTATTGACACAATCCCTTTTGTTGGGTTACTATGACAATCCTAACGCAGGAAGATTTTCACAAGTAATGCTTCACTCAAGTTCCTTGGACAGAAACTTGTTGCAAACTTCTTGAGACAAGTAGAAGTTTTATTGTAGTAACTAGTTGTTGTTTCAAGGTCACGATTTTCATGTCTCATaatatacagtacagtaatccctcgattattgcggattcacttatcgcgaattcactgctttgcgattttttccccccgctattaatttgttttaaaattattattataaattataataggggtgaccctactttgcgatttttcgaatATTCcagccatgtctggtttacatgaacttcaatatttgagggattactgtattttgtattcctttttaaaaagtttattgGTAACAAAAGTCATTCAAAAAGCCCTACATTTctaaaagtgaaaacaatctgtaattttcctatttttgcaAAATATAAATTTGATGTCATAATTACATGTCTTATTTTTACAGGCTTAATAAAACAGATATAAATATAGGTAATTAATTAGATTGTCACAGTACCATTTTTTCCAGGTGTACACTAATGCAACCCTGAAAAATAATTATACATATCTTTAattgtaatgaaataaaatatcaaaatcaCCCCATAAATAAAACTATATCATAAACTattctaaaataaaacaaaatacattaagACTACAAAGAACACAAAATGACTGTCTAACTTAAACCGTCAATAATCAGAAcaggaaaatatttgaaatcaaCTGACCTCCCTTTTTGCCTACTGATAttataaaattataattataattaatgTTTAAGAATTGAAATATAACATTGGTAGTAGcagaaacaacaacataactGTAAAAAACAGCCTGATACtttaataaagcttttttttcacttaatgGCCGTCTGCTAACTCTTAACAGGAAGTTATTTGTTACATTTTAATCTTTTATATAGTGGGTCTTTGGGCTTGTGGGCGTAAAtgggaagtgggagggtggACGTTGTGGGCTGTGTGTCTTTAAACCTGCTAATCCTGCTGCCCTCAATCTGTGTGCAAGAGGCAAGGAGGACGCACACTCCAGTGCCGGCCTCTGACACGATTGGCTCTTTATTTGACCCTGCCTTCAAATagtccttttattttatttgaatttcattttcGGAAATTCTTTTATCATGTCTGCCACCACGAGTGTTCCAGAAAACAAGTCCAACGACTCTAACAAACTGGAGTCTGTAATACAGGTGAGCACCACTTGGACCTTTCATATACGTATGTACACTTGCTTGAGATGTGTATGATTGCATATTTTCTGTTTGATTGCAACCCCAAATTCCACTGCCATCATCACTTTTGTGTTGTCATTGTGTTGCCCTGAGCTGCATTGCACAATGTTTCTGCGATGATTGGCTCTCCAGCTCAGTTTCATGTCTTGAATGTCTCTTCAGAGGCTGGAGGAGAGTGTTTTATCCGAGGAGAAGAGACTAACGGTCCGAGGCCCCTCGCCGGACGCTCCCCCCACATGTCTCCCGGCAAGAGTTCGTGAGATCGTCACCAAAAACCTTGACGAAAACTGTGAGTGCTGAGTGGTCTCTGTCCAAAGGTTATAGGCATTGATTTGCTTTTAATGTGTATTATTATCTCTGTCTGTTTCAGCCACAGAGGCCATGTCCTCAGTCATGTCCCTCCAGGAGGAGAACCGAGTCCTTCAGGGAGAGCTGGGAAAGCTGGAGGACCTTTTGGCTCACAGCAGAGCAGATCGCGATGAACTGGCAATCAAGTACGGCGCTATCAGCGAGAGGGTAAGGTGCTCAAAGATTGTCTTTGCGTGGCTCACAATGTGAGAATAACATTCTCCTCGGGATCATTGTTCACTATTTTTGGAGCATTCTTTGTCTGAGATTTACTGGTTGCCCAGGTGATGGGTCCTGGAATGAACTGAAGTGCACTGTTGCCATGGCACCTGTTGCCAGGGGGGACTGTAAACAGGGGATTCAAGTCCTTTCGATGAGGGTCTCAGTGGGAAGGCCACATTTTGAGCTAAACATCACAAAAGGCACATTGCAATAAACGCTATTAAAATGCATGCACATACATGGGCTATGATATTAGGTACACTTCTATTGTCATTATGATTGTATTTGAAGTATAAATTcaacaatgtgatttttaatATGGGCCGCACTAAGAATTTAATTGGACTGTATTGCATTAGATTGGGGGCAATTTCTTATGTTTTGTTGCTTTAGGGGCACAAATGATACCAATGACATGTTTGTGTCCTCATATTCCTCATTTATTATTCTGCCGCATCTTAAATCAGTATgttattgaaatattattgtcgttaaccattaaaaaaatcactggAAAAAACTATAAATCTAGGAAAGCATCCACAAAATTTGAAAGAGCATTAAGAAAGATAACTCTAATTTGGTATGAGTATGTACCTGAATaggtgtttgtctccttgtcccctgcgattggctggccaccaattccgggtgtcccttgcctggtgctcatagttagctgggataggatccagcaccccctgcaccccttgtgaggatcaacagttcggaaaatgaatgaatgtatgaatgaatcaaGATAGATCTTGTCCTAGTCGTTTTGATCATACAAGAAACATAATTATAAATGTTAGGCATCCATATTTATAATtgttaattcatattttcaaacattattccttgagagccatactcagaaattaaaagtaaaaatacatgaaaatgtgtccatttattaatcatttcaccacctCTGGTCTAGGTAATATACAGTAGCTTGTCTATTAAGTGTTATTGAATCATTGTCAAGGTGTACCTAATCCTGTAAGTATTAAATAAGTGTacgtatttcttattttttgctCACTGCATGCAGCTGGAGCAGACATTACGTTTTGATTCAGGGGACGGCGACCGTGACTCCCCAGAGTCTCGCACCCTGGCTCAGCAGAATGTGGATCTGCGTAGGCGACTAGATGAAGAGCAGGCATCTTACAAGAGAAAGCTTACTGCATATCAAGAAGGGCAGCAAAGGCAGGCGCAGCTTGTGCAGAAGTTGCAAGCCAAGGTATCTCGTATTCACCTCCACGTTCTTCTCAGATGTAGTTGTGAAGTTGTCCCTGATGAATGAGCTGGGATTGTAGGTGCTTCAGTACAAAAAAAGGTGTGGTGATCTGGAGCAGATGTTGCAGCAGAAGTCGTCGGAGTTTGAGAAGCCTCGAATGAGTGTAAGTCGCTATTCTGTTTTATTCATCATGCGGACAACCAAAAATCCATCATTCATTGCAGAAATTGACAtctgagtaaatacagtaatacctcgtctTTCACGGTTAATAGATTCCAAGACCTCccgcaataggtgaataaccACGATGTAGGGTTTTTATGGTCTCTATTTAATATGATTTGGTCTTTTAAAACCCTCGATGTGCTATTATTTAACTCCCATAGGTAGATGCTGCAGTGAAATACTCTGAATTTGAAATTATATTCTTCTATTATGGCATCAAGCATCAAATCGGCAATAAAGTTGTCAAAGGGCTGGTTTAATACTGAAAATCGGCGCTGGCATTGCATTCTCTCATCATATCAAACATCTGAtaaaatatatatgcatatttatctataaaattcagtttttgatTAAGTCTGATGAAACGATTGGCAAGCTTTGTCAGTAGCACAATCCATGGTTTGACTTCAATTTGTTCTTCTGTAGTGGCACCAAAGGTCCTCTTACATGGAAAAGCTGATATTCTCATGAATTGAGCtagttattagattagattcgaaTTTTATTTcaacccgtattcgggaaatttcttggttgcattaGCAAGGTAGACACAAGACAcataagacattgtagacctagctaaaaaaactggagccacacaggaagtccacaaggtggggaccttctgcagactgagactgaggttaccgcacagtcatGTGGATTGACATTAAATCAAAATAAGActcaataaaaaatatgtacTGTTTTTGTCGAGGAGAGAGAACCTTGAAACACTGGAACTTGATCACTCACTAAACTATACTCAATGACACTTTTCATAGcgattattaaaata contains the following coding sequences:
- the necap2 gene encoding adaptin ear-binding coat-associated protein 2 translates to MAEDNGYESMLCVKPEVHVYRIPPRASNRGYRAADWKLDEPAWSGRLKITAKGKMAYIKLEDKNTGELFAQAPVEQYPGCVVESVTDSSRYFVIRIEDGNGRHAFIGLGFADRGDSFDFNVALQDHFKWVKQEGELAKMEATQSAAPKLDLGFKEGQTIKISIGNIKKKDASSTKPRPMAGGLLPPPPGVKAGGVIPPPGSQQANSAPFLDYGSPDTETQPSSDVWGDFTSATSNSSKDAAKSGWVQFS